DNA sequence from the Bombus huntii isolate Logan2020A chromosome 16, iyBomHunt1.1, whole genome shotgun sequence genome:
ATTGCAGTGCTGCTGGGATTGGCCCTACttgttaatttataaacaaaaagtatatttaatattgtggtaattcatttatttagtGCTACGGCAGTTTATTATTTCTACCCTTGATCCTCCACATTTCCAAGCTGAAATTTTTATGCCTGTATAAATGAGTAAAGTTATTTAATTCCCTGCTCTGTCTATGTTTAGAAGTtgtcatatttatatttgcaaAAACCACTCAACTAATCAAACTGGAATTAATTGTCCCCGTTagtgtttaatttatttaactatataaatgtttgcaataaataaatgGGGTCTCATTATCGTAATTCGTGAAATAGGtgatgattttattttatacatattgtcTTGAGCTTCTTAAGATGAGAAAAGGATAAATGTAACAAACATTTCTCGCTTACTCTCGCTATATCTTATTTATGGTCATCGTTAACCGATTTGAAGTAATGAAGAGTGATGTTGAGGTTAAATTATTCGAATTTCGGTGAATTTACTTTATTGGaatttaaataagaattaCCATGATGAACTTTTCTTTTGCGCTCATCTCTCGTGATTTGGGTGCTAGTGACATCTGAGCTCGCGTAAGTTAACTGTATTCACAATGCTCAGTAGATAGAGATAGGAGAGAGTAGACAGGATCGACGTGACGTTAAATGGTACTTTGTGTCTCAGGTGTGAAATACTGATTTGTCAAAAAATTAATGGTTTTTATACCCTCTGCGATTTCCTGCGACGAACATAGTAATTAACTTGGAATATTAGTATTTTATAATGATCTATATCACAAATAATTGTTATTGCAATACTTTTTTAAGATCTACAATTAGGGATTATCACAGATGCGATATTTGTGACGTCAGCCTCATGCTGTTTTACCAGCAAAATTACTAAGAACTTTTATATTGTCTAATTAGGATGATACAATCGCAAAAGTAACGTTTTAAAGATGCAATTGATTTACAAGTACTAGAAAGTTGAAACAGTAGGAACTTCTTTgtcagaaattatttaaacatacattttttaacataTCTTCAACTGTTATGTAAGAAATTAGTCAAAAGACTTCAAAACAATCGCGTTTACAGTATGTTCTATATATTTGGAAATGCCAAACTCGGGTGTTTTCATCCTGATGTTTAACGACCATATAAAGAATAACCGAGTACCCTCAGCGTCGCAGCTGCGAAAACATCGAAGCCCGTTAGCCTGTGTAGTTTGAGACATCCTCAAATAGCTCCACTATATTTTTTTGGAATCAGGGATAACGGAACCAAAGCAGTCACTATGAACGCTTGCTACATGTTTACATGCAACATTACAATGCTTGATACTAAGCACATTCGTACCAAGTACCATGATCATATCCTTTCCTATAAGGAATGGATTGCTCCGACCCATCGTGGTACATTGCTTGATGCATGTATGCTATGGCTTGATTCAATGGCAGGTTCACTGGTCCGCTGTACCAACACCAGTTCTCCTGCGGTATACGTCTAGACGTCTCTGCTCCAATCATATTCGTTCCTTCTGCATCCGCTGATCCTCCATGATATGCAGCGCTATACCATTTCGTAGCCGGGTCAAATCCAAGTGGTCGCGGCGGCGTTTAGAACGTGTTTAATACCGTACGCGTCGCAAAATATTTCGCGAAACTGCGAATTCACATCTTATACTTGAGGCATAAGCTTTCCATCAAGTAGGTATCACAAACTTTCCTACTCGTTGTCCCAATAATTAAAGTCGTGGGTAAAACTTACGTTGAGCATTCGATCTTCAGTAGCCGCTGGAGAATTCCTGCGTCTCGCAGAAGAAGAATACTACACAGGAAAAAAGGACTGATGAgtgaaataaaagaacgaCGAGACGCAGTCGCTTATCTGCTGTCGGTAATGCTACGGTAAGGACTATGAGTTTAGGAGAAGATCAGGGGAGGGAGACCACGTGTTATCATGGTTTCAGCTggaatatatttagaaatataattaatatgttGATATAGCACGCATGTAAGAAAACAATCGTCTAGCATTCGTCACCCTTGGTTATGGCAAGAGAAAGAATAAGTAAGCATATTGTGCTGGCATAAACTAGTCCATCCTCTTGGGGTATCGTGGGCTAACGGGTCCcagtaatatattaaattttactaattaatTCTGTTTAATATCGGGGTATTCGGTGATGTTTTAtgttaagaaataaataaagagaaaaattaaatagaaagaGTATTTCATTCGTGTATTACATTAAGCTCGTATAAATACATACACAAATATATAAGTTCGACAATCGCTTAGCAGAAAGTACAAGCGTATGtatgataatataaaaattaccatgtacaaagtataaaacgtatacataaaaataataactacGCGCGTATACGAAACGTGCGTTGAGAAAGAAGAGATTAAATTATCCTAATcgatacataattatatatgtcgtTAAATACCAGTGGAGGtgattatatataaatgtgcATGTGACTGAGTGGTGTAAGTATATTGTGTGGTATTAAGAAGTAAAAAGCTGTAAAAACGAGGGAGGTCCGTGATGGTTGTCGCCGAGCATTCGGGAATTTGTCaggtttttctttcttttttctatggCGATGAATGTTGGGGCCGATTTATTTCCGATAGTTGTTACGTGGTGGAAGATATTGATTGCTGGCTCCAGGTCCGCCTCCAGCTGCTTAAAATCcatattttattcgttattcaaacagaaaattgtaaaataaaatattacacgttcttttaaagaaattatacaCGATTCGTAATTTAAACAGCGCTGTAACGATGAAATTATGTAGTAGCGCCATCTATAAAAGGGTTATAGAACTGGTATGTTATCTTTACAATAAGGGGCAGAAGGAACTTCTTTACCAATTCTTATATATACAAAGAAAATGCAAGTAAAAccttaaatattctttaatattaaaaaaagctccgtcattttgaaaataaatctACTGACAGAATGTTTTTAATGTAATCTAAAAGTTTTCAATCTTCAAATGCTTTTAAATGCTTCCGAGCGCCTACACTATACTTCATACTGTATATCAGTTTAAAATACAGGAATTGTAAAATTGCAAGAAATTGATCTTTCTTCAAATGTTAaggtaatattatataatacagtctatattattaaaattaatgcgaagcatataatatatagtattgtacatgattaaaaatatacttacGTGCTTGATAGCCACCCTGGAATCCTCCCGCACCTCCTTGATAAGCAGGTGCTCCATAAGCACCAGCACCAGCACCTGCTCGAGCCTGTCCTTCGTATTGAACATCAGCAGTGTATCCATTCGCATCATCAGCCATGTATTTTACGATTTGTGTCCTCGAGTCCGGTAAGAGCACTCTATATTCCCCTGTTACCACGTTACCGTCACTGCTCTCTCGTTGAGAGTAGTCATTGCCACTAGGGGGATCGTATACCTCATACTGGAAGCTGTATGGTTGTGgctacaaaaataaaatattatcaattattttttaaaattctattcAAATTCTAAAACTAGATATTATAGATTACTATAAATATGACATTATCGCgcttcttttttaattgtaatcCTATAAAATTCTGTTCAAATACAGAAATTGTTGAACATACTCTTCCATAATCGCGACCCTGGcctccaccaccaccacctTGGTAGCCTGCATCACCACCGAATCCAGGAGCACCATAAGTGCCAGATGGACGTCCACCAAAACCAGCGTCTCCACCAGCTCCTGGAGCTCCGTACAACGCATTGGGTCTCCCCCTGAAACCTCCTCCTAAATCTCCAGACAATCCTCCTGGACCACCGAATCCAGCTCCACTGGGTCTGTTGTACTGGTAACCACTTCCACCGGCGCTACCACCCGGCAGCAATCCAGCAAGTGCATCACTAGCAAAACACGATAGCAGCAATAGCACTTTCGTTAACTGAAACAGAATAATTCCACccttatttaaaaaataaatatttattgtttgaAATAGGAAATGTGATATGAAAATACAGATTGACTGGCCTATAATAGCTGCATAACTGAACTTTGTTAGCATTTGAATCTTCCTGTACATTagctaataatattaaattgataaGTGATATGGTATATGTAGACTTGTATTTTCCAAAATTCACTTTTAGGGATTTACTTGATTTAGTATGAAATTGTTTACTATTTTGTGACAGAATTCATTAATTGATATCTTGTAACTCTTGGAAAGATTCATTAAAAGTATCTTTCTTAATACCTTCAAGACCTTGACTAACAATTTCTCTTAATTAATGTTTCAAATCAAAGATTTCCAAGCTAATATCAATCTCCTCaaaaaagtaataatattttcatcggtATTACATTTAATGGTAATCTACAGCTAATCAGAGATTATAATCAGTAATATATCCTTAAGTTTGATACATCTTCCCTTGAATCATTTATGGAATTACTTCCTCCAGGCATGAAGCAAATGATCAAGTACGCAGAGAGAAACTTGCAGAACAAGCAGTAGCCTTGCATCACTAAATTTTGCAACATCTATGTAACAATAACATATCCAATAAACCATATTCTTAATCAAGAAGCTACGCAACTTACAATTATCACAACTgtaatatcaggaacaactaCAACAGAGCAACCAAAATGGATTAGTTATGAAACCAGACTGAAATATCTGTCCAATTCGTGATAAACAAATACAAGGAGCGTGACGAAGATTCTTACTATATCTGTCAATTCAAATTCATCCAATGAAGAaatatttgcttaatgtttGTTGTGCCAAGTGGAACAtgttaatataaattctataatGCAATTGCTCAGAGGGGGAAACTATTTCTCTTCTGGAATAGGATTAATAACGACATGCACGATAAACCTATTGCCTGATTTCAACATTGGACGTCATTAGTACTGGCGACAAAAAGAATTGAGAAAATGCAAACGCCGAGTTCAATGGAAAGCTTGAAATATCGCGTGCCAATGATTTACCAATGGCGAAATTAATGTTCCACTGAAATCAGGGATGATTACCGAAGACGAGCGTGTCTTCTTCTCGTTTTGAACATTTATTGATGCACGTGTCTAGGGAAGTGAATGTTCCATCCAGCTCTAAGCACGTGGAACACAAGTAATAACTTTGAACTGGTTCAGGAAAATTGCAAATCAAAATGAAAAGATCATTCTATGTATGTACTTTGACTGAGTCTAGTTTCACAGAGCTCCAACTCATTGGAGGTTCGACTTAACTACCTCAGACCTTTGTATTCTTTATAGTTCGACTTTTGGAATTGGATTTTTTGTGATCTTTCAATTGTAAGATTCGATATAAGtttcaattaaatataataaataatataagaaataatataagagagagaaagagataaGAAAGAAGTTTGGGTATTTTGTCCTATATTATGAAAGATGAGAGTTGGAAGATTTCTTTAGCTAAATTCTTAGTGAAATTTTAGTGTTGCTACTAGTTAGTTAGTCATAACGAGTTGTATAACTTGAAACATTCAGCTTAATCGCCAATCTTGACTTACCAAACTTCACTTTCAGTCTTCACTGCCAgtcagaaattaaaatttcttgaccaaaatttaaaattgtaaagaATGTAACGATAGTCCTAAATTTTCAATTGAATAAAGCTTAGAGACCTGAAAGAGGCCTACAGTGAGCTACCAAGTGTGaagattaaattttcaattcaagACACATACAACTTCTTTGTCAGGTTTGAAACTCATCTGAAAATCTCAGATCTCATgctgaaaaatataatttcacaaTTTAAACCTGAAGAATATGACTTAAAGAagaaacataattttaaacaatgaATAACATGAAAGAGCTATAAAATCAAATAGTCTGCACCCTAACCAAATATTCTCATGTCCAGAATTAGTATCTATAAATTGGTATCTATACCGTCGCGTTACCAGAATGATGATTAGTAACCATAACCGGGAGGATAACCTACCTGGTGGTAATTCATATTGGTGTTATGAGCGAAGACGCGAAGCGAACTGAGAAGATGATCCACGGACGAGTTTATATACCATCCGGACCCTTTGTTACAGTTTATCCTTAGCGCTGCATATCCACGTATTAACCAGTATGTATTAGAATGACCGGCTATGGGTGTGGGAGGTGGAGAGGAGCAGCGCATCTTCCCTTCACTCTCGGTGATGCATCATGGGAAGAGATATCCCGTTGATGATGACTGAAACagctttaaattttaattggaTCCACGCACGTGACTCCTTGATCGCCTGGATCATTCGGCTGTCCAAAGAGCCTCGGGTTCCAGCTAGTAGGAGGTCTCTCAACGACCCTCTttccaatccctggggaaccCTCATGATCTATTGGGTTTTGCAATTTTCTTGTCGACAATTTCCTTTGTTTTTTCTTGCATATAGTGACGTTATATATTTgctcttttttaattaattattcttgtCTAGTAGGTGTTTGTTGTGTTTCTTATTAGTGTTTATTGTTACGGAAATGTTGAAgttaaattaacaatttttactCCTTCGGTGCTTGATattttttgttcattttaACACAGaatgtgttttattttttcacagAAAACTCTGTCATTTTTTCTAGTTTATGAAATATCTTTTCTGTGCCTAAAATAGCTTTTTGCTTGTAATCAAAATTTTATGGGGTTACCGAAGATATGTATGAAATAGATgagtataaatatatatgagaTGTAGATTCTATGAGTTACTTGGAATGTAAGCGTATGCTTTGACACCTGGAAAAGTCATAGAGCTGTTCTACTCGCGTTGCACAACCCGTAGTAAATCTCTTTGTCAACGTTACGATATGAAGGCGATTCATCCGCCgtggaaaaaaggaagaaacggaGAAAAAAGGATTTCAATCTCATCCGAGTGCTCAAATGTGCTGAACCAATTACTAACTTGTAATACGAATGAAAGGTGGATGAAGAAATAAGCTTGTTGCATGGTGATCGAACTGGTAAAAGGcagaaaataaaggaaaatctCGTCTGTTTTAATGCCTCCATAAAAACATTGAAACACGtatcatataaaaaataaaaatgcaagCTACCATTCCAACACCAGAAAATTCCAGTTATCTTATAAaatcgaaaattaatttcacgaacttctatgaaatatttttaactagATATTTTCCCATTTTTCCTATTTAACAATCGTTTATGAAATCAATCAGATGAAAATATGGAAGATCAAAAGTTTTCTAGATATGTACAGTGATTGACAAGTTCTCCTGTACTTTCACTCAGATAGAATGTGACCCTGTTTCAATATTTGGCAATAGAAGCACATCGCTGTTAACTGTTCCAGTCAAAGACTGCTCCTACGTAagattttgcaattttttgcTATGCCAGCCTGTCCACTAAACATCACTTTCAATCAACACCAATACACATAATCTAACATTAGGAATTAATACAAGTATgaagtaatacgatatatttcTTCGGTAGACCAATTATCTAATTTATTTTCCTTATTATGGAAGAATTTGAATAAAGTGGTCACCAAAAAGATATACGTAATATAACTTTAGTTGCTTATGTAACATATTAAGATTTCCAAGAAAGCTACCATAACGGTATTCAGACAGAAAATTGTCAACGTCCAGTTAATCGGATTTGCCCCTGAATAGTACATGTAATTGCGTGTTCGCTAGTACTAATGAATTCCACGATTGTACgctgttatatcgttattaacAGAATGAGAAATCTTTCACCAGGAGGATTACGATCTACGCGTGAGTATTTTTAAGGATCATCCTGGTAGTCGAGGctgaatattttcttaattgcACCTTTTCTTCTGGTGTCGTTTCTTTTCCACTTTCAGCTGCCTGGAGGTTTAATGATTCAATTAAAGTTCCCCGAGTCGATGTGTACAAcgttgttgttgttgtgtATCGATATCGAATCGGTCGTGCCGTTGTTGATCTGCCGCAGGTATGATCCTATAATTCCGCGCTGTCATAAATCCAATAGTATGGAATAGGAAACTTGCTGTCCCTGTTTAATATCTCTGATCGATCTACCTGTGAACTTTAGAACGACGCCGTGGATCTGgcatgaaattttcaattcaaatGCAGCAATTTTGACTGAACAAAGTATTCCGAAATCATTTTGTGGAAGTATTCGATAATGTAAAGTACTTACGCGAATTGGTGGTCGCAACGATGAATGCCATCTTACAGGCGTCAGTATTAAAGTACATCTGTTATTGATACAGAATTGGTTAAATGGAAATAATATTCGTTGATTGAATCGTTTGAATACACAACTAACAATTTCATCTCAGCTATGAATTGTTCTGGTAGTGATATGTTTAGGTAGGACCTATTTGTTATTGATCACTTTTTTAAACCATTCTAAggatatatgttatatataagtatatacatatatatatattgctgaaatatatataaatatacatataatctcaagttttataaattattgcttaaatattaatatatgatTGTTCGTAATTTTAGGATCATAGGTAACAATAAAAgtcattaaaatattaattgcaatGACTGCGTTCTGTATTATAGAAGAGCAATTCCAAGAGAACGCGTAAATTTGTAGCAAGTTACCAAATCTATACTATAGGACCCTCGATTCACACAATGGCAGAAACCTTCACTGAGGAAATACGTTCGTTGAACATGCTAGGAGGTTACGTGGTCCGAGTGAAAGAAACCTAATGGTATGATCTCGATCCATAGAAAGTGGTAATTTATGGTTAACGTTGGCGTTAATTCACTTGAATAGCATCCTAGTTACACATGCAAGCCAAATTGGCATCCCTAGGACGCGTACAATTATTCTAACCACTCATATAACGACTATAGAAGTTATAATTGTTGGTATTTCTCTCTGTTGTATTTATATTCGTCTTAATAAGAAGTTCATTAACTGGTAGAAGCCATCATAAACAACAATCAGATTACGAAAATGATCAGGTCGAATTTTTTCATGGTGTCAAGACTGATTGTCTAGCAGAAGACTCGTGGCGAATATGGGGTAACTATCTGGAGCTATTTCTCTA
Encoded proteins:
- the LOC126874610 gene encoding pro-resilin-like isoform X1 translates to MRCSSPPPTPIAGHSNTYWLIRGYAALRINCNKGSGWYINSSVDHLLSSLRVFAHNTNMNYHQLTKVLLLLSCFASDALAGLLPGGSAGGSGYQYNRPSGAGFGGPGGLSGDLGGGFRGRPNALYGAPGAGGDAGFGGRPSGTYGAPGFGGDAGYQGGGGGGQGRDYGRPQPYSFQYEVYDPPSGNDYSQRESSDGNVVTGEYRVLLPDSRTQIVKYMADDANGYTADVQYEGQARAGAGAGAYGAPAYQGGAGGFQGGYQAPAGGGPGASNQYLPPRNNYRK
- the LOC126874610 gene encoding pro-resilin-like isoform X2 → MRCSSPPPTPIAGHSNTYWLIRGYAALRINCNKGSGWYINSSVDHLLSSLRVFAHNTNMNYHQLTKVLLLLSCFASDALAGLLPGGSAGGSGYQYNRPSGAGFGGPGGLSGDLGGGFRGRPNALYGAPGAGGDAGFGGRPSGTYGAPGFGGDAGYQGGGGGGQGRDYGRPQPYSFQYEVYDPPSGNDYSQRESSDGNVVTGEYRVLLPDSRTQIVKYMADDANGYTADVQYEGQARAGAGAGAYGAPAYQGGAGGFQGGYQAPGGGPGASNQYLPPRNNYRK